The following proteins are encoded in a genomic region of Sulfurovum indicum:
- a CDS encoding YceD family protein, with the protein MKILFDKVGSTAKPVELDVQGVKLTGTLQKSGYHRVLLNAKMEGSLPLICDRCGQVFDQEITTPLKLTLSDQVSEDKDDLDIIEFLDGVIDVTYILESEINAIEGAFHYCDNCDGSEETLEIEY; encoded by the coding sequence TTGAAAATTCTTTTTGACAAAGTAGGTTCAACAGCAAAGCCTGTTGAACTGGATGTTCAGGGTGTGAAACTGACCGGAACACTACAAAAGAGCGGTTATCATCGTGTCTTGCTCAATGCCAAAATGGAGGGAAGTCTTCCTCTTATATGTGATCGCTGCGGTCAAGTATTTGACCAGGAGATCACAACACCGCTGAAGCTGACGCTCAGTGATCAGGTATCTGAAGATAAAGATGATTTGGATATAATTGAGTTTTTAGATGGCGTTATCGATGTAACGTACATACTTGAAAGCGAAATTAATGCGATCGAAGGTGCATTCCACTACTGTGACAATTGTGACGGAAGTGAAGAGACACTGGAAATAGAATATTAA
- the rpmF gene encoding 50S ribosomal protein L32, whose product MAVPKRRVSHTRAAKRRTHYKLTLPMPVKDADGTWRMPHHMNMTTGEYKTTKA is encoded by the coding sequence ATGGCAGTACCTAAGAGACGTGTGAGCCACACAAGAGCAGCAAAAAGAAGAACACATTACAAATTGACACTTCCAATGCCGGTTAAAGATGCAGATGGAACATGGAGAATGCCTCACCACATGAATATGACTACAGGTGAGTACAAAACAACAAAAGCGTAA
- the plsX gene encoding phosphate acyltransferase PlsX, translated as MIKIAIDAMGGDFGPEPIIEGVVQALEEKSFLPVLVGDKEEILSLLPQYYINKVEIVEASDVIDMADQATNALKRKDSSIYKAVELVRNKEADAVVSAGHSGATMTLATLRIGRLPHISKPALATLMPSLGNNKTLVLDVGAVTDCTPQNLYEFGAMGEAYVEKTLDVKNPRVGLLSNGSEETKGNALTKEAFKLLKGLRGFVGNVEGKDIFNGNVDVVVCDGFTGNILLKTSEGVVTTVFALMKQYIRKSLPAKIGALMMRKKVFVNMKKEVDKDEYGGAPLLGINGCAIISHGASNAKAIKNAIFQAIRFTQTDVNKEIETLLTENA; from the coding sequence ATGATAAAGATTGCGATTGACGCGATGGGTGGGGACTTTGGTCCTGAACCCATTATTGAAGGTGTTGTCCAGGCACTTGAAGAGAAAAGTTTCCTTCCTGTTTTGGTGGGAGACAAAGAAGAAATTCTTTCACTCCTCCCCCAATACTACATTAACAAAGTAGAGATTGTTGAAGCATCTGATGTGATCGATATGGCGGATCAGGCAACGAATGCCTTAAAGCGTAAGGACTCATCGATCTATAAAGCGGTTGAACTGGTACGCAACAAAGAGGCTGATGCAGTTGTATCTGCCGGACACAGCGGTGCGACCATGACTCTGGCAACACTTCGGATAGGGCGCTTGCCGCATATTTCCAAACCGGCATTGGCGACATTGATGCCAAGTCTTGGAAACAACAAAACGCTTGTACTGGATGTTGGTGCAGTCACAGACTGTACACCTCAGAATCTCTATGAGTTCGGTGCTATGGGTGAAGCATATGTAGAGAAGACACTGGATGTAAAAAATCCGCGTGTCGGACTGCTATCGAACGGTTCGGAAGAGACTAAAGGCAATGCACTCACCAAGGAGGCATTCAAGCTTTTGAAAGGTCTTCGAGGTTTTGTCGGAAATGTAGAAGGGAAAGACATTTTTAACGGTAATGTCGATGTGGTGGTATGTGACGGATTTACCGGAAACATTCTCCTCAAGACAAGTGAAGGTGTCGTAACCACAGTTTTTGCCCTGATGAAACAGTATATACGTAAATCCCTTCCTGCAAAGATCGGTGCATTGATGATGCGAAAGAAGGTGTTTGTCAATATGAAAAAAGAGGTTGACAAAGATGAATACGGCGGTGCTCCACTGCTTGGTATTAACGGATGTGCGATCATTTCCCATGGTGCATCAAATGCAAAAGCAATCAAGAACGCGATCTTTCAGGCAATACGCTTTACACAAACGGATGTCAACAAAGAGATCGAGACACTTCTTACGGAAAATGCATAA
- a CDS encoding beta-ketoacyl-ACP synthase III, with translation MSPTTPPYASFRSIGAYVPEKILSNEDLEKMVDTTDEWITKRTGIKERHIAAEDEYTSDMGAKAAKTAIERAGLSSDDIDLVVCATVTPDYFNMPSTACIISDKLGIKNVQAFDISAACSGFVYALSVAKAFVESGMKKNVLVVGSEKFSSIVDYTDRGTCILFGDGAGAAVISATDNKEEAFIDIHASADGSYADFLVTPAPGSINPVSQKVLDEGLQYVQMKGNETFKLAVKTLTKDVKEILEKNGIASDDIPYFIPHQANYRIIKAVGDALKMREDQVVLTVHKYGNTSAASIPMAINDIYESGRLKTGDLMLLDTFGGGLTWASALLPFAGESAQR, from the coding sequence ATGTCACCTACTACACCTCCCTATGCTTCATTCCGGTCTATCGGAGCTTATGTCCCTGAAAAGATCCTTTCCAATGAAGACCTTGAAAAGATGGTAGATACGACCGATGAATGGATCACAAAACGTACCGGGATTAAAGAACGTCATATCGCTGCAGAGGATGAGTATACCAGTGATATGGGTGCGAAAGCGGCAAAGACTGCAATAGAACGTGCCGGATTAAGCAGTGATGATATAGATCTTGTTGTATGTGCAACAGTAACACCTGACTATTTCAATATGCCTTCAACAGCATGCATCATATCTGATAAGCTGGGTATCAAAAATGTGCAGGCATTTGATATTTCAGCTGCATGCAGTGGATTTGTCTATGCACTTTCAGTCGCAAAAGCTTTTGTAGAGTCGGGTATGAAAAAAAATGTACTGGTGGTCGGTTCTGAAAAGTTCTCTTCGATTGTGGACTATACAGACAGGGGTACATGCATCCTCTTCGGTGATGGAGCCGGGGCAGCAGTGATCTCCGCCACAGACAATAAAGAGGAAGCATTTATCGATATTCATGCAAGTGCGGACGGTTCTTACGCAGACTTCCTTGTAACACCGGCACCCGGCAGCATTAACCCTGTCAGCCAGAAGGTATTGGATGAGGGGTTGCAGTATGTACAGATGAAAGGAAATGAGACCTTTAAACTGGCCGTAAAGACCTTAACCAAAGATGTCAAAGAGATTTTGGAGAAGAATGGGATCGCGTCAGATGATATTCCCTACTTCATACCACATCAGGCAAATTACCGTATTATCAAAGCGGTAGGTGATGCATTGAAAATGCGTGAAGATCAAGTGGTTTTAACTGTCCATAAGTATGGTAATACTTCGGCAGCATCCATTCCAATGGCGATCAATGACATTTATGAGTCAGGACGTCTCAAAACCGGAGATCTGATGTTGCTTGATACCTTTGGCGGCGGACTCACCTGGGCAAGTGCTTTGCTTCCGTTTGCAGGGGAGAGCGCTCAGCGCTAA
- a CDS encoding TIGR00282 family metallophosphoesterase: protein MRIGFIGDIVGKPGRLMIKQHLRRLRQEHFLDFVIANYENASHGFGLTEKNCEELLGYGIDMMTGGNHSFDKKEIFGLFETYPLIRPMNYPDAAPGKGIFHTRIKGKDVAVLNVMGHYTMPMADNPFTMITSVVASLKAEGIKHIIIDIHAEASSEKNALLHMLKEDTSALMGTHTHVGSDDLMIIDGCCYVTDVGLTGCRDGVIGMDKEVPLKRFLTGLGGHHDIPDTCKAIFQMIVFELDDQGRCIKAEKVKVYDDRPKITTPAWIDREA, encoded by the coding sequence ATGCGGATAGGGTTTATAGGGGATATTGTAGGCAAACCCGGCCGTTTAATGATCAAGCAGCACCTCCGACGCCTCCGTCAGGAACACTTCCTTGATTTTGTCATTGCCAATTATGAGAATGCTTCCCATGGCTTCGGTCTGACAGAGAAGAACTGTGAAGAACTGCTGGGTTATGGTATTGATATGATGACCGGAGGCAATCACAGTTTTGATAAAAAAGAGATCTTCGGCCTTTTTGAAACATATCCGCTCATCCGTCCTATGAACTATCCGGATGCTGCTCCAGGGAAAGGCATATTCCATACCAGGATCAAGGGTAAGGATGTTGCAGTTTTGAATGTTATGGGACACTATACAATGCCTATGGCAGATAATCCTTTTACGATGATCACCTCTGTTGTCGCTTCTTTGAAAGCAGAAGGGATCAAACATATTATTATTGATATACATGCAGAAGCAAGCTCTGAAAAAAATGCGCTGTTACATATGCTTAAAGAGGATACTTCAGCGCTCATGGGCACGCATACCCACGTGGGAAGTGACGATCTTATGATTATAGACGGTTGCTGTTATGTGACCGATGTGGGACTTACCGGATGCAGGGATGGTGTGATTGGTATGGATAAGGAGGTTCCTTTGAAACGTTTTTTAACCGGTCTGGGAGGGCACCATGATATTCCTGATACCTGTAAGGCAATCTTTCAGATGATAGTATTTGAACTTGATGATCAAGGGCGATGTATCAAGGCGGAGAAAGTGAAGGTTTATGATGATAGACCAAAGATAACTACTCCGGCCTGGATTGATAGAGAGGCTTAA
- a CDS encoding DNA polymerase III subunit gamma/tau, with product MSLALARKYRPSTFNDLIGQEAVSQTLSLALDNQRLSHAYLFSGLRGSGKTSTARIFAKALLCEKGASSQPCGECTHCIMAAESRHMDIIEMDAASNRGIDDIKDLIEHTKYKPSSARFKIFIIDEVHMLTNQAFNALLKTLEEPPDFVKFILATTDPLKLPATILSRTQHFRFKKIPQQLVEKHLEHILNLENIGFEKEAVEIIARTGAGSLRDSLTLLDQAIVYSQNFVDVATVTGMLGIIEPTLLEKLLGDIVQKKTSAILDFIRDTADYEAEMILDELTLYLKSLLLEKSGKLSPMIIERFFRTIAESKNLLSLGSDGEFVLSLTLFKMMEALQIKDIDTMIKGLERELKGVEISEIMVTTPTPDLSVPKEVITITEEEILAPVERESLQNSGFSVQENQTKQQTSTKQGISVPTQKPETNNVSVDQSASEALQSVVSTPTAIVKEQKETDSADLSKMEEPPTSAQPPVTEKKMEIKEEPQAPVHPPQNPERLTLNTHLFDNLVKKIYDRNYDLGSCFERNITFIDFTDNTLTWESTAEGADKKILINHWGLVNMFVKELFGFETKIKNIAKKKADTGNSGQLTESDEKPDNTSNKVLTVAEHGNTPVGTEKAPVVHNDTDTASMIEEVEMKSSCIAPEAGETEAAKEKDPSTLLDEPMIKTAMELFNPKKVRIKRNT from the coding sequence GTGTCATTGGCTTTAGCAAGAAAATATCGTCCCTCGACCTTTAATGACCTGATTGGACAAGAAGCAGTTTCACAGACACTCTCACTTGCGCTGGATAATCAGAGGCTCTCCCATGCCTACCTTTTCTCCGGGCTGAGGGGAAGCGGTAAAACCTCAACAGCACGTATTTTTGCCAAAGCCCTGCTCTGTGAAAAAGGTGCAAGTTCACAACCATGCGGGGAGTGCACACACTGTATCATGGCAGCAGAGAGTCGTCATATGGATATTATTGAGATGGATGCTGCCAGCAACCGTGGAATTGATGACATTAAAGACCTCATAGAACATACCAAGTACAAACCAAGTTCGGCACGTTTTAAGATATTCATCATTGATGAAGTGCATATGCTCACCAATCAGGCATTCAATGCTCTGCTCAAAACACTTGAAGAGCCGCCTGATTTTGTCAAATTCATTCTGGCAACAACCGACCCGCTTAAACTGCCGGCGACCATTCTGTCACGCACCCAGCATTTCCGCTTTAAAAAGATCCCTCAGCAGCTGGTCGAGAAACATCTTGAGCACATACTTAACCTTGAAAATATAGGATTTGAAAAAGAAGCCGTCGAGATTATCGCACGAACGGGGGCGGGAAGCCTCAGAGACTCTCTTACCCTTCTGGATCAGGCCATCGTCTACTCACAGAACTTTGTTGATGTTGCTACGGTAACAGGAATGCTGGGAATCATAGAGCCGACTCTTTTGGAGAAACTACTGGGCGATATCGTCCAAAAAAAGACCAGTGCTATTTTAGATTTCATTAGAGATACTGCTGACTATGAAGCAGAGATGATTCTTGATGAACTGACACTCTATCTCAAGAGTTTGCTGCTTGAAAAAAGCGGTAAACTCAGCCCAATGATCATAGAGCGTTTCTTTAGAACCATTGCCGAGTCGAAAAACCTTCTTTCCCTTGGAAGTGACGGTGAATTCGTACTTTCATTGACTCTTTTCAAAATGATGGAAGCACTTCAGATCAAAGATATAGATACTATGATCAAAGGCTTGGAAAGGGAACTTAAAGGGGTTGAGATAAGTGAAATCATGGTAACTACACCGACACCTGACCTTTCCGTTCCCAAAGAGGTAATCACAATCACAGAGGAGGAGATTCTCGCTCCCGTTGAAAGAGAAAGCCTTCAGAATTCAGGGTTCAGTGTTCAGGAAAACCAGACAAAGCAGCAAACTTCTACAAAGCAGGGTATCTCAGTACCTACGCAAAAACCGGAAACAAACAATGTATCAGTAGATCAAAGTGCTTCAGAGGCACTTCAGTCAGTTGTCTCCACTCCGACAGCCATTGTAAAAGAACAGAAAGAGACAGATAGTGCCGATTTATCAAAAATGGAAGAGCCTCCCACTTCTGCACAACCGCCTGTTACAGAAAAAAAAATGGAGATAAAAGAGGAACCACAGGCTCCTGTACACCCTCCTCAGAATCCTGAGCGTTTAACACTTAATACTCATCTTTTTGACAATCTTGTCAAAAAGATTTACGACCGTAACTATGATCTTGGAAGCTGTTTTGAGCGCAATATCACTTTTATAGATTTTACTGATAATACATTGACATGGGAGTCAACAGCCGAAGGAGCTGACAAAAAAATACTGATCAACCACTGGGGTCTGGTCAACATGTTTGTCAAAGAACTCTTCGGATTTGAAACAAAGATCAAAAATATCGCTAAAAAAAAAGCTGATACAGGCAACAGTGGGCAACTAACAGAAAGTGACGAAAAGCCAGACAATACTTCAAATAAAGTACTTACAGTAGCTGAGCACGGCAATACACCTGTGGGCACTGAAAAGGCTCCGGTCGTTCACAATGATACTGATACAGCATCCATGATTGAGGAAGTTGAAATGAAAAGCTCCTGTATCGCTCCTGAAGCAGGTGAAACAGAAGCGGCAAAAGAAAAAGATCCCTCAACACTTTTGGATGAGCCTATGATCAAAACAGCCATGGAACTCTTTAACCCCAAAAAAGTACGGATCAAGCGAAATACATAA